The genomic segment tcatgaatttatcactgctgaagtgaaaaccatcctctcttggggaatgctgctttttgagttagctttgcaacagtatcaaaaatcAATTTTCGATTGTTCTCATTTCCCCcagttaagttggaaaaataggaaaaatagtaacatctcacagcaagacctggcacatctggtgcagtccatgaggaggagatgcactgcagtacataatgcagctggtggccacaccagatactgactgttacttttgattttgaccccccctttgttcagggacacattattcaatttctgttagtcacatgtctgtggaacttgttcagtttatatctcaGATGTtgcatcttgttatgttcatacaaatatttacacatgttaagtttgctgaaaataaacgcagttgacagtgagaggacgtttctttttttgctgagttcatgtCAAGGGgtactcaaggaagcaggaggggtgaagtcaggcgcaggagacaaatGTCCGTGAACACATGTTTAATTGGTACAATCCTCAAACAGCCAAAAAACAGGCAATGCAGGGCAACAATACAAAATAGACAGAATGAGCCCGAAAACAAAGTAGGGGCGCAGCCCAAAACTCGCAGCCTTACTGAtacacaggcagagggaaaacaCCTAACCCCAGCCTAACCAACCTGAcgaaaacaatcacgcacaaacaaaacCCTACACAgaaagactaaataacccccccactaatgaactaacacaacacaggtgcaaacctaaactagacctaacaaaaataaaattaatagaggatcggtggcagctagtaggccggcgacgacgagcgccgagcgccacccgaacggggagaggcgccaccttcagtCGACGTTGTGACAGTTCAGGATatggtagaaagagtatgtggccttttctgtagcctacaggctggagagaaaatgtatgacaatgtaatgagacggacactttttacatcatgcaggtttctccaatcaaatagcctaacctaaatggAAATCAATCAGCTGTCAAATGGcgggtgaaaaaaaaaaatgcatgaaatgtatgcattcactactgtaagtcgctctggataagagcgtctgctaaatgactaaaatgtaaatgtaaatgtaaatgagctgtcatgttaacaaacaacatatcctaaaaacaggacaggtcaaagtaaaatggacaatatggaatggacaatcGTGGGAGTTTCATCCCATTGTGGGAGTTTTATcccattgtcatgatcagtggtttcaagtttgtatctGTACATTGTTGACAAGCTATCTGTATCTGTAAAAAAAATTCAGAGCGAAAAAgaaaatacttctgcatttcccgCAGTGTAAACACCTTGCAAAATGGCTGGTGATAACTCCTGATCAAGTTGGGTAGttgatattcagagcttaaatagccattttgattagtcacaggaatcaggactaataaaaCCAATTGCAATGGCCTGACGTTGATGACCTTACTCGATCTGAtatcttgaagtagttgtttcctttGCTCTGCGTGGGTCGTGGGTTTTGTGGAGGTAAAGATGCTTtttgggaggcagttgttgatgtgtttagagggtccctggttcgagcccaggttggggtgaagGACAGAAGCAACACTGATacacacgcgtgtgtgtgtgtgtgactgtccagCCAGCAGTGTAGCAGGACGCTAACCTTTTGAGTGTCAACAGCAGGACTCAAGTCTGCATTCCTAGTTTCCATAACTTAAGTACAAGGGTTATCATCCACAGTGTTCAGTCCTGTTTCCATGATTTATGTACCAGGGTTATCATCCACAGTGTTCAGTCCTGTTTCCTTCACTAATGTACAAGGGTTATCATCCACAGTGTTCAGTCCTGTTTCCTTCACTAATGTACCAGGGTTATCATCCACAGTGTTCAGTCCTGTTTCCTTCACTAATGTACCAGGCTTATCATCCACAATGTTCAGTCCTGTTTCCATGACTAATGTACCAGGCTTATCATCCACAGTGTTCAGCCCTGTTTCCTTCACTATTGTACAAGGCTTATCATCCACAGTGTTCAGCCCTGTTTCCTTCACTATTGTACCAGGGTTATCATCCACAGTGTTCAGCCCTGTTTCCTTCACTAATGTACAAGGGTTATCATCCACAGTGTTCAGCCCTGTTTCCATGATTTATGTACCAGGGTTATCATCCACAGTGTTCAGTCCTGTTTCCATGATTTATGTACCAGGGTTATCATCCACAGAGGTGTAAAGAGGAGCTAAGACAGAACAAGGACAACACAATGATGAAGTGAGTCACAACAGAAAACTGCGTAGTAGTGGGAGGACTGCAAGGGCAACCAAACCACATCATTATATAATTACATTACATTCCTCCATGGATATTTTTGTGTGTTTAAAGGTAGTGTTCGCTGcggcgcagctgtctaagacactgtatctcagtgcttgaggcgtcactacagacaccctggttcgaatccaggctgtatcacaaccgggcatgattgggagtcccgtaaggcggcgcacaattggcccagcgtcgtccgggtttggccggtgtaggccgtcattgtaaatcattTTCAAGTCTCCTTGCAGTCTGAGTTGAAGTGCTGTGTGAAGTTCTGCTATCTAAAGGCAGATGTGTGAATTTGGCATCAGGTctcagaaagggaggagagaaagagtgagagggagagacagagaaggttAGTGAAAGATAAGACACTGTTCTACTCTCTGTCGTCACCACTTGGGTCGTTTGTTCAGTTGTAAAGTATTGATGACAATATGTTGCCAGACAGTCACACAACAGGACAGTCACAACAGAGCCCCCTCAGCATTCAGTTGTGCCCTCTgtcactctttctctgtctcgctctcgctctctctctgtgtctctctgtgtgtgtctctccctgtgactttgtgtgtgtgtgtgtatctctctctccctctctctctctctctctctctctctctctctctctcctagatgTATCCTGtcctaacctgtgtgtgtgtatgactatcTTGAGGGCATAGTAAATGGTCTGTTTTGTAAAGTTAAGACATCATTCAATTAGTTTACTTGGGTGACCAAAGAACATATGGCATTCTTAGAGGGGAAAACAATGTCATGagtcatgccacacacacacacacacacacacacacacacacacacacacacacacacacacacacacacacacacacacacacacacacacacacacacacacacacacacacacacacacacacacacacacacacacacacacacacacacacacacacacacacacacacacacacacacgtacgtttgttttactatccttgtggggaccaaacaattgattctcattcaaaatcctatttcccttaaaccttaccctaacattaacccctaACTCAaaaaacctaacccctaaccctaattgtaaccctaaacctaaccccttttTCTTTGTGGGGACCggcaaaatgtccccacttgtctgaattttccttgtttttctatccttgtgaggacttctggtccccacaggGAAGctgaaaccaaacacacacacacacagctctttgTAATGATGACCTGTTTGGATGAGTCTGTTGTACGCTTTTCAATTATCATGTTCTGGCGGCATTCCAATGGCAATTTAGGTCATTACTGATTCTAATGTCTTTATTTTGTCTTGGCTAATGAATGTGAAGAGCGACTGACGCAATATGAGCTTATATTAGCTCATTTAGCATCTGTCATTGCTTTGCATTGAGATCATAGCTCAGACCCAAATTAGACTGACACAGGAAGTGCCTGGGTGTTTAAGAAACAGTGTGTGCCAGTGTCATCCTGTCCCCCGTTTCCCATCTTTCTGTGGGTCCTCAAACAACCCCTTTCCCCCTGTCCCATCCGATCCCCCATCCACCTCTCCGCTACCCAACCCCTAGCGCGTCGTCCCTCGTTCCCTTCCATCATGTTTCTATgggtcctgtccctctgtcttctTTGCTCCCTGCGTCacttgggaaacatatgttaaagtAAAAGCCTGGCAGCCTGAGCCAATGACTCCCGACTGAAGTACGAGAAGTCGCCTTTGATCAGTGGAGCCGCCAGTCAGTAGGCAGCCGGACCGTGGCTGAGCGTCATACCCACTGCTTTATTCTCCTTCTGCATGGCACACACTGGAGCCCCGGGCGTGTCTAGGAGACGTCTGACGCAGACACAGCGCTGCCAGAGTGGAGCTAGCTCCTAGGAAGGATATGGATTCATTTGTTTCAGCAGCATGACGGTTTTCAGTGTAAGGGTGTGTAATGTTACCATCAGTGCTCTCACAGAGTTTGAGTCACTCGCAGCTGCATGTATAACCTCTGCACGTGCAAGCTTCGAGCTTAAATGCGTTGatcatgaaattgtgtcattccgAACTTCATCCGCAATGCCAAATTCCATTCCGTTGGACTCCAGCGATACTTCTCCTTGTAGCCCTGTAACCTTTTCAGCGTACGCAAGCCCTGGCTAGACGGAGAGGTTTCGCTCAAGTCCAACAGAACGGAACATAACGTTGCTGATAAAGTTTGGAATGACACAATGTCATGTGTACAACATAAAGGCTTGCATCACTACaagtatttgggtgtttttggagcctttgttcatGTTTTATCTGTGCCCCTCCAACTGCAGAACAAGCATGAGGAAGTCTATCGCTGTTTAGATACGTTTCTCAAAGTGAAAAAGTGTCTGGACGATACTATAACATGCCATCCAAAATACAGATTTGGTTCAAAAAAGTGAACTTGTCCTTTAATCCTTTTTTTGCCTCTGCCAGGTGGTGTTCAATCTGATCCACAGAAGCCAACGCGTTAGTACGTCTGATTCAACTGTTTAACTAATCATAGTCTTCAATCAACATTTCATTAGTTAGATTGAGTTTGTTGCAGCATCGGCTGGAGTAAAAGCCTGCATCCATGACACTTTGCAGATACCTTTGGCCAGTGGTtctcaactccagtcctccagtaccctcaaATACGCTACatttcctgcaacagggtgatcagattaagatcttacatctgtgcTATATTTCTCTGTGTcatgaaatatatacagtacatagaagGCATTAAGGCATTGTCGTTGGTGGAAGTCATTGTTGGATTTGTCAGGAGGAGGAAAGTGCCACAGTCCCAGTCTCTTGTCTCGGTCTTATCATCATgtctattgatgatgatgatgtcccATTTCCTTGATTGACACGGTAGCTTGTGAAAGTCACGCCTCTTGTCTTGTCTCAACATCTCAGCATCCGTTCTCAGGTACGATCCTGCATTTGAGGATCTTCAGGTAGTTCTGGACCTTGTTGGAGTCCCGTCTGAAGCAGTAGAGTAGGTCGTGGTCGCTCATGGCCTGGGATTCTCCGCTGGTGTCTGACGAGGGGTCCAAGGCCTCAGGGGAGGACAGGCCACTCAGGGAGTTACTGATCATCCCCAGGTGCTGcatctgagagagagggacacagacagtggATTGTCAGAGACAAGGAATTTTACTTTCTGTACATATTGCATTAtgaggtgtgcgtgtgtgcgtgtgtgcgtgtgtgtgtgtgtgcgtgtgcgtgtgcgtgtgcgtgtgcgtgccttCTCTCGTGAGCTATCACATGCCAACCCAGTAGCAGAGCGAGGATTGTCTAGTGACATCCTGGTTGGCATCTGCATTCGTCACTGACTCAGTGATGGTGTCAACATCAGTCTACACAATGTCACTATGGATCAAGCTGCTATAGGACTCTTTTCACTATAGTATGCTCAAGGCTAACTCTGTCTTatttgtattctctctctctctctctctctctctctctctctctctctctctgtctttctcacccCCATCTCTGTGATTCATAAGCACTTCGTCATTTGTGAGCCATTTCACATTAGAACTCTTATATAAAGCCATAGGTAATATTCAACGTAATCATCCAAACAACAAATAGTAATGATGGATTTCAGTGATGATTGTTTTCTAGAATTGAGCTGCAGTCAGTAGAAATGTTCATTGTATAATTATGACCTCATAAAGAGATTAATATTACTTAATTGGTGGGTAATATAATAATACATTAGTTatcagatacactatatatacaaaagtatatgggcaccccttcaaattagtggattcggctatttcagccacaccgttgctgacaggtgtataaagtcaagcacacagccatgcaatctccatagctaaacattggcagtagattggccttactggcgagctcagtgactttcaacgtggcaccgtcacaggatgccacctttccaacatgtcagttggtcaaatttctgccctgctagagctgccgcggtcaactgtaagtgctgttattgtgaagtgggaaCATCTctgagcaacaatggctcagccgcaaagtgataggtcacacaagctcacagaaatgGGCCGCTGAGTTCTGAAGCACGTAACGTGTAAAAGTAATCTGTCTTCGGTTGCAAGTATCGAGTTcaaaactgtctctggaagcaacgtcagcgcaAGAACTGTtctttgggagcttcatgaaatgggtttccatggccgggtttggcggatgccaggagaacgctacctgcccgaatataTAGTGCCTactgtgaagtttggtggaggaggaataatggcctggggctgtttttcttgattcgggctccttagttccatttaagggaaatcttaaaagtgaggtccatacagaaatggtttgtcgagatcggtgtggaagaacttgactggcctgcacagaaccctgacctaaactccatcgaacacccttgggatgaattggaatgctgactgctagccaggcctaatcgcccaatatcggtgcccgacatcactaatgctcttgtggctgaatggaagcaagtccccgcagcaatgttccaacatctagtggaaagccttcccagaagagtggaggctgttattgcagcaaaggggggaaccaactccatataaatgcccatgattttggaatgagatgttggacgagcaggtgtccacatactaatGGTCATGTATTGTAatagatgcgcacacacacacacacacacacacacacacacacacacacacacacacacacacacacacacacacacacacacacacacacacacacacacacacacacacacacacacacagccccccccacCCTTCTCCCCCCACACACCCATCTTCCTATCAGCCGTCGTCCCCCCATCTTCCTCTTACCCTATCAGCCACCTTGTTCCCCGTCTTCCTCTTACCCTATCAGCCACCTTCTCCCCCGTCTTCCTCTCACCCTATCAGCCACCTTCTTCCCCCATCTTCCTCTTACTGTCActccctgtctttgtgattgtctccacccctccaggtgttgGCCATCTTCCCTGTTAtcacctgtgtatttatacctgtgttatctgtttgtctgttgccagttcgtcttgtctgtcaagtcaaccagcgtttccctagtctctcttttttctcgccctcctggttttgacccttgcctgtcctctcTTACCCTATCAGCCACGTTCTCCCCCCGTCTTCCTCTTACCCTCTTATCCTAtcagccaccttctcctcccatctTCCTCTTACCCTATCAGCCACCTTCTCCCCCCATCTTCCTCTTACCCTAtcagccaccttctcctcccatctTCCACTTACCCTAtcagccaccttctcctcccatctTCCTCTTACCCTAtcagccaccttctcctcccatctTCCTCTTACCCTATCAGCCACCTTCTCCCCTGTCTTCCTCTTACCCTATCAGCCACCTTCTCCCCCATCTTCCTCTTACCCTATCAGCCACCTTCTCCCCCATCTTCCTCTTACCCTATCAGCCTCGTTCTCCCCCCATCTTCCTCTTACCCTAtcagccaccttctcctcccatctTCCTCTTACCCTATCAGCCACCTTCTCCCCCCATCTTCCTCTTACCCTAtcagccaccttctcctcccatctTCCTCTTACCCTAtcagccaccttctcctcccatctTCCTCTTACCCTAtcagccaccttctcctcccattTTCCTCTTACCCTATCAGCCACCTTCTCCCCCCATCTTCCTCTTACCCTAtcagccaccttctcctcccatctTCCTCTTACCCTATCAGCCACCTTCTCAACTCCCTTGCGGAGCTCGTGCACCATGTAGCTCATCTCCAGTGCTTTGTTGGATCTGAAGTTGTTGAAGTCATCCTGGTGAACCATGTTCTGGTGGAACTGCCACAGAGGATCCTTCCATGCTACCAACAGCTTCAGAATCacctctgttaactcttctctctgaggagagagagggggatttcCTTGAGCATATTAGAGAACAATAATGGGACTTACGAATTCAGAGTGCAGGTCACTGGAGATGCTGTGCATCCTGGCACTGTGCTGGATGACCCCGTCAAAGAGGTCTGTCAGGGAGAGGAAGTGGAACCCCGCCTGAACGTGGGCACAGATGGGCGCTGTGTTTGCCCTACCCCTGTCCCTGcagctacacacacaccaacaccatgaGCAGAGCCCACactggaagagagagaagacaagtCATGGAAGAACTAACACTGGCCTATGTATATCTAATGTAACAAGATGACATGTACGTAGGTTCATGACTCCATACCATTCAAACCGTATAGCCTAAAAACTAGCACATACTGTGTAACAATGTCATATATGACATCAAGCATACCATCTACTCTATTTAAACCACAGTGGTCTTCTtggtatgtcaaatcaaatcaaacttcattTGATTTAAACCACTGTGGTCTTCTTGGTACGTCAAACCCAGTAAACctcatgcgcgcacacacacacgcgcacacacacacacacacacacacacacacacacacacacacacacacacacacacacacacacacacacacacacacacacacacacacacacacacagccccccccacCCTTCACACAATAGAGTTCTGAGTTCTGATTTTGTcacgatttatttattttaaagaaCATTTCATGTCTAGTTGGTCTTaggaataaaaaataaacaacataTTTGTTAATTTCCATCAATTTCTTTCTGAGTTACAGCCCTTCTCCCTCTTGAAAATGTACATTTAAAACATTAAATGGATTCATTATATGAAACATGCATGTACTCTAAACCTAAAGGTAATATGGTCATGGCAGTATTTATGATATTCTACTCCAGTGGCTCTGCCCCCCAAACTCTGAGAGAAAATTTAAGTTTTCATCATCTAGATAAGTTACATACAGGTGTAGgatttaatttgagccagtttactacagcaggaaaataatcctgcagcaaaaggaaatgtgaattattacgtggattataattaatgataATCTTTGTAGGGATTGacacatttttcgtaagggaaaatcaagtatgaaatttcaaagtgaaaattaagaacttcagaagcctttttgaaatctcaaatacactacatgtttAAAATTGACTGCATTGCAGGAaaattctcctgcaacagggtgatcagatTAAGATTTCACATCTGTGTTATATATTTCTTTGTcatgaaatatatacagtacatagaagACATTAAGAGATTGTCGTTGGTGGAAGTCATTGTTGGATTTGTCAGGAGGAGGAAAGAGCCACAGTCCCAGTCTCTTGTCTCGGTCTTATCATCATgtctattgatgatgatgatgatgtcccATTTCCTTGATTGACACGGTAGCTTGTGAAAGTCACGCCTCTTGTCTTGTCTCAACATCTCAGCATCCGTTCTCAGGTACGATCCTGCATTTGAGGATCTTCAGGTAGTTCTGGACCTTGTTGGAGTCCCGTCTGAAGCAGTAGAGTAGGTCGTGGTCGCTCATGGCCtgggattctcccctggtgtctgACGAGGGGTCCAAGGCCTCAGGGGAGGACAGGCCACTCAGGGAGTTACTGATCATCCCCAGGTGCTGcatctgagagagagggacacagacagtggATTGTCAGAGACAAGGAATTTTACTTTCTGTACATATTGCATTAtgaggtgtgcgtgtgtgcgtgtgtgcgtgtgtgtgtgtgtgcgtgtgcgtgtgcgtgtgcgtgtgcgtgtgcgtgccttCTCTCGTGAGCTATCACATGCCAACCCAGTAGCAGAGCGAGGATTGTCTAGTGACATCCTGGTTGGCATCTGCATTCGTCACTGACTCAGTGATGGTGTCAACATCAGTCTACACAATGTCACTATGGATCAAGCTGCTATAGGACTCTTTTCACTATAGTATGCTCAAGGCTAACTCTGTCTTATTTGCTTTaatttgctttctctctctccaactatctatatctttctttccctctctctctcacactcactcactgtcacTATAGTATGTATGCTCAAGGCTAACTCTGCCttatttgctctctctctctctctctctctgtctctctctctgtctctctgtttttctccccCCATCTCTGTGATTCAATCAGTGACATACACACTTCGTCATCTGTgagacatttcacattataacTCTTATATAAGGCCATAGGTAATATTCAACGTAATCATCCAAACAACAAATAGTAATGATGGATTTAAGTGATGATTATTTTCTAGAATTGAGCTGCAGAGTCAAGTAGAAATGTTTATGTAGAAGGAtccgaccctttttttcaattttcgcctaaaatgacatactgcCGGTAGCTCAagacctgaagcaaggacatTCATATTCTTGATActgtttgaaaggaaacactttgaagtttgtggaaatgtgaaatgaatgtaggatgatatgacacattagatctggtaaaagataatacaaagaaaaaaaatatgcgtttttttgtatttttttgtaccatcatctttgaaatgcaagagaaatgccATAATGTATTTTTCCTGTCTTGGTGCTATTTAGATGTTGCCCACTAGCTGGCAGCAGTGTTTGTGCAAAGCTTTAgagtgatccaatgaaccattgcatttctgttcaaaatgttgtatcaagactgcccaaatgtgcataattggtttattaataacttttcaagttcataactgtgcactctcctcaaacaatagtatgttattctttcactgtaatagctactgtaaattagacagagcagttagattaacaagaatttaagctttctgccaatatcagatatgtctatgcccTGTGAAATTTTCTtgatacttacaacctcatgctaatagcATTAGCCTATgctagctcaactgtcccgtacCCTATCAGCCACCTTCTCCCCCATCTTCCTCTTACCCTATCAGCCACCTTTCTccccccatcttcctctttcCCTATCAGCCACCTTCTCCCTACATCTTTCTCTTAACCTATCAGCCACCTTTACTCATCTTCCTCTTACCCTATCAGCCACGTTCTCCCCCCGTCTTCCTCTTACCCTATCAGCCACCTTCTCCCCCATCTTCCTCTTACCCTATCAGCCACCTTCTCGACTCCCTTGCGGAGCTCGTGCACCATGTAGCTCATCTCCAGTGCTTTGTTGGAGCTGAAGTTGTTGAAGTCATCCTGGTGAACCATGTTCTGGTGGAACTGCCACAGAGGATCCTTCCATGCTACCAACAGCTTCAGAATCacctctgttaactcttctctctgaggagagagagagagagtagaattgTATGTTCTTGTAGAGTTGGTTATTGAGTGTTgaaagagagaagacagacacaAGCAAAGACATAGAAGCAGTCTACATCTGGAGACAGACATGTGTACTACAGGAAGCAGAGAGGGGTAATACGATCAGGGAACAGACACGGTTATTACAGGAAGCAGAGAGGGGTAATACGATCAGGGAACAGACACGGTTATTACAGGAAGCAGAGAGGGGTAATACGATCAGGGAACAGACACGGTTATTACAGGAAGCAGAGAGGGGTAATACGATCAGGGAacagacaaggttattataggaaGCAGAGAGGGGTAGTACCATCAGGGAACAGACAAGGTTATTACAGGAAGCAGAGAGGGGTAGTACCATCAGGGAACAGACAAGGTTATTACAGGAAGCAGAGAGGGGTAGTACCATCAGGGAACAGACAAGGTTATTACAGGAAGCAGAGAGGGGTAGTACCATCAGGGAACAGACAAGGTTATTACAGGAAGCAGAGAGGGGTAGTACCATCAGGGAACAGACAAGGTTATtacaagaaggagagaggggtagtaCCAT from the Salmo salar chromosome ssa17, Ssal_v3.1, whole genome shotgun sequence genome contains:
- the LOC106592567 gene encoding prolactin-like; translated protein: MSRNNIKQVLLLAALSVWALLLVLVCVELCGSGRASAAPICVQGQAGCHFLSLADLFDRVIQHSARMHSISSDLHSEFEQYVLPSRNHIGRINRHCHTATILTPNGKENAQRLAREELTEVILKLLVAWKDPLWQFHQNMVHQDDFNNFSSNKALEMSYMVHELRKGVEKVADRMQHLGMISNSLSGLSSPEALDPSSDTRGESQAMSDHDLLYCFRRDSNKVQNYLKILKCRIVPENGC
- the LOC123728090 gene encoding LOW QUALITY PROTEIN: prolactin-like (The sequence of the model RefSeq protein was modified relative to this genomic sequence to represent the inferred CDS: substituted 1 base at 1 genomic stop codon), with protein sequence LFQCGLCSWCWCVCSCRDRGRANTAPICAHVQAGFHFLSLTDLFDGVIQHSARMHSISSDLHSEFVSPIIVLXYAQGNPPLSPQREELTEVILKLLVAWKDPLWQFHQNMVHQDDFNNFRSNKALEMSYMVHELRKGVEKVADRMQHLGMISNSLSGLSSPEALDPSSDTSGESQAMSDHDLLYCFRRDSNKVQNYLKILKCRIVPENGC